The following proteins are co-located in the Pseudomonas synxantha genome:
- a CDS encoding response regulator yields the protein MHTPSAPVTEEPKDAVIAEDKRWNTRALIVDDDVPIRELLIDYLARFNILASGVTDGTAMRQAMQAETFDVVVLDLMLPGEDGLSLCRWLRAESDIPILMLTARCEPTDRIIGLELGADDYMSKPFEPRELVARIQTILRRVRDDRSEQRTNIRFDNWRLNSVLRQLVADDGLVVPLSNAEFRLLWVFIERPRRVLSREQLLDAARGRSIEAFDRSIDLLVSRLRQKLGDDPRAPQLIKTVRGEGYLFDARDIG from the coding sequence ATGCATACCCCCTCCGCCCCCGTAACCGAAGAGCCAAAAGACGCGGTGATCGCCGAAGACAAGCGCTGGAATACCCGTGCGCTGATTGTCGACGACGACGTGCCGATCCGCGAACTGCTGATCGACTACCTGGCGCGCTTCAATATCCTCGCCTCGGGTGTCACCGACGGCACCGCCATGCGCCAAGCCATGCAAGCCGAGACCTTCGATGTGGTGGTGCTCGACCTGATGCTGCCGGGCGAGGACGGGCTGTCGCTGTGCCGCTGGTTGCGCGCCGAGTCGGACATTCCGATCCTGATGCTCACCGCCCGTTGCGAACCCACCGACCGCATCATCGGCCTGGAACTGGGCGCCGATGACTACATGTCCAAACCGTTCGAGCCCCGGGAGCTGGTCGCGCGTATCCAGACCATCCTGCGCCGGGTGCGCGATGACCGCAGCGAGCAACGCACCAACATCCGCTTCGACAATTGGCGCCTCAACAGCGTGCTGCGCCAGTTGGTGGCCGATGACGGCCTGGTGGTACCGCTGTCCAACGCCGAGTTTCGCTTGCTGTGGGTGTTCATCGAACGCCCGCGCCGTGTGCTGAGTCGCGAACAATTGCTGGATGCCGCCCGCGGCCGCTCCATCGAAGCCTTTGATCGCAGCATCGACTTGCTGGTGTCGCGCCTGCGCCAGAAGCTGGGAGATGATCCCAGGGCGCCACAACTGATCAAGACCGTGCGCGGCGAAGGCTACCTGTTCGATGCCCGGGATATCGGCTGA
- a CDS encoding sensor histidine kinase, translating into MRATLNTLFGRLFGLLLVAIVLAHVLAIFWFHHYGRPPPPPPEVFVEQPDGTLKPLHKEPRPWFGGPLVPLTFQFISLIIAAWYGAKLLSRPIQRLSAAAERLSIDLDSPPLVESGPREARQAASTFNLMQKRIREQVSQRARMLGAVSHDLRTPLSRLKLRLEQIEDTQLQGQMRQDLDDMIGMLDATLSYLHEQRTSETRHWLDVQALVESLSENAQDQGSDVQFSGTCAPLQVQPMALRSCLNNLIDNALRYAGTAHIVLTDSRDALVIRVIDHGPGIAADKREAVFEPFYRLEGSRNRNSGGVGLGMTISREAAERLGGRLSLEETPGGGLTAVMWLPRT; encoded by the coding sequence ATGCGTGCCACCCTCAATACGCTGTTCGGGCGATTGTTCGGCCTATTGCTGGTGGCCATTGTGCTGGCCCACGTGCTGGCGATCTTCTGGTTCCACCACTATGGCCGGCCACCGCCCCCGCCTCCCGAGGTGTTCGTCGAACAACCGGATGGCACCCTCAAGCCACTGCACAAGGAACCTCGCCCTTGGTTTGGTGGGCCGTTGGTACCGCTGACGTTTCAATTTATCTCGTTGATCATCGCCGCCTGGTACGGTGCCAAGCTGTTGAGTCGGCCGATCCAGCGCCTGAGCGCAGCGGCCGAGCGCTTGAGCATCGACCTCGACAGCCCGCCCCTGGTGGAGTCCGGCCCGCGCGAAGCACGGCAGGCCGCGTCGACCTTCAATCTCATGCAAAAGCGTATCCGCGAGCAAGTCAGCCAGCGTGCACGCATGCTCGGTGCGGTCTCCCACGACCTGCGCACCCCGCTGTCGCGCCTCAAGCTGCGCCTGGAACAGATCGAGGACACCCAGCTGCAAGGCCAGATGCGCCAGGACCTGGACGACATGATCGGCATGCTCGATGCCACCCTGAGCTACCTGCACGAACAACGCACCAGCGAGACACGGCACTGGCTCGACGTGCAGGCGCTGGTGGAGTCCCTCAGCGAAAACGCCCAGGACCAAGGCAGCGATGTGCAATTTTCCGGTACCTGTGCACCGTTGCAAGTACAGCCGATGGCCTTGCGCTCATGCCTTAACAACCTGATCGACAATGCCCTGCGCTATGCCGGCACGGCACATATCGTCCTGACGGACAGCCGCGACGCGCTGGTCATCCGTGTGATTGACCACGGCCCGGGCATTGCGGCCGACAAGCGTGAGGCGGTGTTCGAGCCGTTTTACCGACTCGAAGGGTCACGCAACCGCAACTCCGGCGGCGTCGGCCTGGGCATGACGATTTCCAGGGAAGCGGCGGAGCGCTTGGGCGGCCGCTTGAGCCTGGAAGAGACGCCTGGTGGCGGGCTGACCGCCGTCATGTGGCTGCCCCGCACCTGA
- a CDS encoding AMP-binding protein yields MPVAFRLPLQVFFEREARHPRKVFLVQPLDGGEVQTLTWGDVGLQARCAAHWLRGRELPQGSHIALISKNCAHWIIADLAIWMAGHVSVPLYPNLTADSVAHVLTHSEAALALIGKLDDWPAMAPGIPAGVPTISLPLCPAGTFDFSWADLQACSPIQDNPEPLASTLATIVYTSGTTGLPKGVMHTFGALGFAATRGTELFGLGEADRLLSYLPLCHVAERMFVEMASIYTGQTVFFAQSLETFLTDLRRARPTALFGVPRIWTRFQLGVYAKLPEKRLETLLRLPFIGKRVGHKVLAGLGLDALRIALSGAAPVPEALLRWYQRLGLDVLEVYGMSENCGYSHVCTPGAQKPGWIGLPCPGVEVRIDPAGEVQVRSGATMQGYFKDPQKTAETLTEDGFLRTGDKGEQDADGRLRLTGRLKEIFKTSKGKYVAPAPIENRLAEHARIEQVCVVGEGLGAPIGLCVLSAPHEDHRTLGAGLERWLEQVNAVLDKHERLRQLVVVKDSWAVENGFLTPTLKIKRNVIESTYGPQLQAWSARTETVLWQD; encoded by the coding sequence ATGCCTGTCGCTTTTCGTTTGCCGTTACAGGTTTTCTTCGAGCGTGAAGCGCGGCACCCACGCAAGGTTTTCCTGGTACAGCCCCTCGATGGCGGCGAGGTGCAGACCCTGACCTGGGGCGATGTCGGCCTCCAGGCCCGGTGCGCCGCCCATTGGCTGCGTGGCCGGGAGTTGCCCCAGGGCTCGCACATCGCCCTGATCTCAAAAAACTGTGCGCACTGGATCATCGCCGACCTGGCCATCTGGATGGCCGGGCATGTCTCGGTGCCGCTCTATCCCAACCTCACCGCCGACTCCGTTGCCCACGTGCTGACCCATTCCGAGGCGGCGTTGGCGTTGATCGGCAAGCTGGATGATTGGCCGGCAATGGCGCCGGGTATTCCAGCGGGTGTGCCGACCATCAGCCTGCCGCTGTGCCCGGCGGGGACGTTCGATTTCAGCTGGGCGGACCTGCAAGCCTGCTCACCGATCCAGGACAACCCAGAGCCCCTTGCCTCGACACTGGCCACCATTGTTTATACCTCCGGGACTACCGGGCTGCCCAAAGGCGTGATGCACACGTTCGGTGCCCTGGGCTTTGCCGCTACTCGCGGCACCGAGTTGTTTGGCCTGGGGGAAGCAGACCGGCTGCTGTCCTACCTGCCGCTGTGTCATGTGGCCGAACGCATGTTTGTGGAAATGGCCTCGATCTACACCGGGCAAACCGTGTTTTTTGCGCAAAGCCTGGAGACCTTCCTCACCGATTTGCGCAGGGCACGCCCGACGGCCTTGTTTGGCGTGCCTCGCATCTGGACCAGATTCCAACTGGGGGTCTACGCCAAGCTCCCGGAAAAGCGCCTCGAAACCCTGTTGCGCCTGCCATTCATCGGCAAGCGTGTCGGCCATAAAGTGCTGGCGGGCCTGGGGCTGGATGCGCTGCGCATCGCCCTGTCCGGCGCGGCACCGGTGCCCGAGGCGCTGTTGCGCTGGTATCAGCGCCTGGGCCTGGACGTGCTGGAGGTGTATGGCATGAGCGAAAACTGTGGCTATTCCCATGTGTGTACCCCGGGTGCACAGAAGCCAGGCTGGATCGGCCTGCCGTGCCCTGGCGTGGAAGTGCGCATCGATCCGGCGGGCGAGGTGCAGGTGCGCAGCGGCGCGACCATGCAGGGCTATTTCAAGGACCCGCAGAAAACCGCTGAAACGCTCACCGAGGACGGCTTCCTGCGTACCGGTGACAAGGGCGAGCAGGACGCTGACGGCCGCCTGCGCCTGACCGGGCGCCTCAAGGAGATCTTCAAGACCAGCAAAGGCAAATACGTCGCCCCGGCACCGATTGAAAATCGCCTGGCCGAACATGCGCGCATCGAACAAGTCTGTGTGGTCGGGGAGGGGCTCGGCGCGCCGATCGGGCTTTGTGTGTTGTCGGCGCCGCATGAGGACCATCGAACCCTTGGCGCCGGTCTTGAACGCTGGCTGGAACAGGTCAACGCTGTCCTGGATAAACATGAGCGCCTGCGCCAACTGGTGGTGGTGAAAGACAGTTGGGCGGTGGAAAACGGCTTTCTGACCCCGACCTTGAAGATCAAGCGCAACGTGATCGAGTCGACGTACGGGCCACAATTGCAGGCATGGAGCGCGCGCACCGAAACCGTTCTGTGGCAGGATTAG
- a CDS encoding alpha/beta fold hydrolase, translating into MPQHVFFTHANGFPSATYGKLFAALAPEYAVAHLPQHGHDPRFPVDDNWQNLVDELIHHLQQQPEPVWGVGHSLGGVLHLHAAMRCPQLYRGVVMLDSPVLTRADRWVIRAAKRFGFIDRLTPAGRTLGRREEFTDLEAARSYFAGKTLFRGFDPDCFDAYLQHGLQQVGDRLRLRFDPATEISIYRGLPHTSPGQVRQLKVPLAVVRGRQSRVVMRHHASGVDRLPMGEMLTMPGGHMFPLERPQDTATLIKNLFARWQARERSCA; encoded by the coding sequence ATGCCGCAGCACGTGTTTTTTACCCACGCCAATGGCTTCCCATCGGCCACTTACGGCAAGCTGTTTGCCGCCCTGGCCCCGGAATATGCGGTGGCGCACCTGCCGCAGCACGGTCACGACCCCAGGTTCCCGGTGGACGATAACTGGCAGAACCTGGTGGATGAGTTGATCCACCATCTGCAACAGCAGCCGGAGCCGGTGTGGGGCGTGGGCCATTCCCTCGGGGGCGTGCTGCACTTGCACGCAGCCATGCGTTGCCCGCAGTTGTACCGGGGCGTGGTAATGCTGGATTCGCCGGTGCTGACCCGGGCGGACCGCTGGGTGATCCGTGCCGCCAAGCGTTTTGGCTTTATCGACCGCCTGACGCCGGCTGGGCGCACCCTCGGCCGCCGTGAAGAGTTCACCGACCTTGAAGCCGCACGCAGCTATTTTGCCGGCAAGACCCTTTTTCGTGGCTTCGATCCCGATTGTTTTGACGCGTACCTGCAACATGGCCTGCAGCAAGTGGGCGACCGCCTGCGCCTGCGTTTCGATCCGGCCACCGAAATCAGCATCTATCGCGGCTTACCCCACACCAGCCCGGGCCAGGTGCGCCAATTGAAGGTGCCGCTGGCGGTGGTGCGTGGGCGCCAGAGCCGTGTGGTGATGCGCCACCATGCCAGCGGCGTCGACCGCCTGCCCATGGGCGAAATGCTCACCATGCCGGGCGGCCATATGTTCCCCCTGGAACGCCCCCAGGACACCGCCACCTTGATCAAGAACCTGTTCGCCCGTTGGCAAGCCCGCGAGCGCAGTTGCGCATGA
- a CDS encoding hotdog fold thioesterase, whose product MSLWRTQPNIEQLNAMQKNTIGELLDIRFESFDDESLTASMVVDHRTHQPYGLLHGGASVVLAESVGSMAAYLCIDASKFYCVGLEVNANHLRGVRSGRVTAVAKAIHIGRTTQVWDIRLSSDDGKASCISRLTMAVVPLGEKPPAR is encoded by the coding sequence ATGAGCCTGTGGCGCACCCAACCGAATATTGAACAACTCAATGCGATGCAGAAAAACACCATCGGCGAGTTGCTGGATATTCGTTTCGAAAGCTTCGACGACGAATCCCTCACCGCCAGCATGGTGGTCGATCACCGCACCCATCAGCCTTACGGGCTGTTGCACGGCGGCGCCTCGGTGGTGCTGGCCGAGAGTGTCGGCTCCATGGCGGCCTACCTGTGCATCGACGCGAGCAAGTTCTATTGCGTGGGCCTGGAGGTCAATGCCAACCACCTGCGTGGCGTGCGTAGCGGGCGGGTGACGGCGGTGGCCAAGGCTATTCATATCGGGCGCACGACCCAGGTGTGGGACATCCGCCTGAGCAGCGACGACGGCAAGGCCAGCTGTATCTCGCGGCTGACCATGGCCGTGGTGCCGCTGGGCGAAAAACCACCGGCGCGATAG
- a CDS encoding alpha/beta hydrolase, with product MSTPVEEVRLSLPHIELAAHLFGPEDGLPVIALHGWLDNANSFARLAPKLHGLRIVALDLAGHGHSDHRPAGAGYALWDYVYDVLQVAEQLGWQRFALLGHSLGAIVSLVLAGALPERVTHLGLIDGVIPPTASAENAAERLGMALQAQMSLQDKRKPVYGTLDRAVEARMKGVVAVSREAAELLAQRGLMPVPGGYTWRSDSRLTLASPTRLTDEQAMAFVRRVGCPTQLVVAADGMLAKHAELLSQLPFTVTTLPGGHHLHLNDEPGAVLVADCFNRFFSAP from the coding sequence ATGAGCACACCTGTCGAAGAAGTTCGCCTGAGCCTGCCGCACATTGAGTTGGCGGCTCATCTGTTCGGCCCCGAGGATGGCCTGCCGGTGATCGCCCTGCATGGCTGGCTGGACAACGCCAACAGCTTTGCGCGCCTGGCGCCCAAGCTGCACGGCTTGCGTATTGTCGCGCTGGATCTGGCGGGGCACGGGCACTCGGACCATCGTCCGGCAGGGGCCGGTTATGCCTTGTGGGACTATGTCTATGACGTGCTGCAGGTCGCCGAGCAATTGGGCTGGCAACGTTTTGCATTACTTGGCCATTCCCTGGGTGCCATCGTCTCCCTGGTGTTGGCTGGGGCCTTGCCGGAGCGTGTGACGCACTTGGGTTTGATCGATGGCGTGATCCCTCCGACCGCCAGCGCCGAGAACGCGGCCGAACGCCTGGGCATGGCCTTGCAGGCGCAAATGAGCCTGCAAGACAAGCGCAAGCCTGTCTACGGCACGCTCGATCGAGCGGTGGAGGCGCGGATGAAGGGCGTGGTGGCGGTCAGTCGTGAAGCCGCGGAACTGCTGGCCCAGCGCGGCCTGATGCCAGTACCGGGCGGTTACACCTGGCGCAGCGACAGCCGCCTGACCTTGGCATCGCCGACGCGCCTGACCGATGAGCAGGCTATGGCTTTCGTAAGGCGCGTAGGTTGCCCTACGCAGTTGGTGGTCGCGGCTGACGGCATGCTGGCGAAACATGCTGAATTGCTTTCCCAGCTGCCCTTCACCGTCACCACGCTGCCAGGTGGCCATCATTTACACTTGAATGACGAGCCCGGCGCCGTTCTTGTTGCAGACTGTTTCAATCGGTTCTTCTCCGCGCCTTGA
- a CDS encoding AI-2E family transporter has translation MLNNDRLLVQILLLVLFGASFWVMAPFWSALFWGAVLAFASWPLMRLLTRWLGGRESLAAGILTLGWMLLVAVPLVWLGFNLADHVRDAVALIKDIQVDGLPEAPSWLGSIPLVGERLAGMWDSIDQQGAALMVTIKPYLGQVGNWLLARSAQIGGGILELTLSLVFVFFFYRDGPRLAMFVHRLLERLIGERAGYYIELVAGTVQRVVNGVIGTAAAQALLALIGFLIAGVPGALVLGIVTFLLSLIPMGPPLVWIPATAWLAWKGDYTYAVFLGVWGTFVISGVDNVLKPYLISRGGNLPLVIVLLGVFGGLIAFGFIGLFIGPTLLAVAYSLLTDWSATQAQVRREDKPCN, from the coding sequence ATGCTCAATAACGATCGCCTGCTGGTGCAAATCCTGCTGCTGGTGCTGTTCGGTGCCAGCTTCTGGGTCATGGCGCCGTTCTGGTCGGCGCTGTTCTGGGGGGCGGTGCTGGCATTTGCCAGTTGGCCGCTGATGCGTTTGCTCACGCGCTGGCTGGGTGGCCGGGAGTCCCTGGCCGCCGGCATCCTGACCCTGGGCTGGATGTTGCTGGTGGCAGTGCCGCTGGTATGGCTGGGGTTCAACCTCGCCGACCATGTGCGCGATGCAGTGGCGCTGATCAAGGATATCCAGGTCGACGGCTTGCCCGAGGCGCCGTCCTGGCTGGGTTCGATTCCGTTGGTTGGCGAGCGCCTGGCGGGAATGTGGGACAGTATCGATCAACAAGGCGCGGCGCTGATGGTCACCATCAAGCCGTACCTCGGCCAGGTCGGCAATTGGCTGCTGGCGCGCAGTGCGCAAATTGGCGGCGGCATTCTCGAGCTGACCCTGAGCCTGGTCTTCGTGTTCTTTTTCTACCGTGACGGGCCGCGCCTGGCGATGTTTGTGCACCGCTTGCTGGAGCGCCTGATCGGCGAGCGCGCCGGCTATTACATCGAACTGGTGGCCGGCACTGTGCAACGGGTGGTCAATGGTGTGATCGGTACCGCAGCGGCCCAGGCCCTGCTGGCCCTGATCGGCTTCCTGATCGCCGGCGTGCCGGGTGCGCTGGTGCTGGGTATCGTCACTTTCCTGCTCAGCCTGATCCCCATGGGCCCGCCGCTGGTGTGGATTCCGGCCACGGCTTGGCTGGCGTGGAAGGGCGACTACACCTATGCCGTGTTCCTGGGTGTATGGGGCACGTTCGTGATCAGTGGCGTGGATAACGTACTCAAGCCGTACCTGATCAGCCGTGGCGGCAACCTGCCGCTGGTGATTGTGCTGCTGGGCGTGTTTGGCGGCTTGATAGCGTTCGGCTTTATCGGCCTGTTTATCGGCCCGACCTTACTGGCGGTGGCCTACAGCCTGCTGACAGACTGGAGCGCCACTCAGGCGCAAGTCCGCCGCGAAGACAAACCCTGTAACTGA
- the sixA gene encoding phosphohistidine phosphatase SixA, translating into MKLWILRHGEAQGHARTDAERNLTEHGRAEVLRSAAHLIGQPLSAIIASPYVRAQQTAQLVQEALAFKPEIRTVPWLTPDGNPQQVLEKLDTDDNVLLVSHQPLVGSLISFLLHGHQRQPQPMYTASLAELEGDFPLAGLMSLVDVKNP; encoded by the coding sequence ATGAAGTTGTGGATTCTGCGCCACGGTGAAGCCCAAGGGCATGCCCGGACCGACGCCGAACGCAACCTCACCGAGCATGGGCGCGCCGAAGTATTGCGCAGCGCTGCGCACCTGATTGGCCAGCCCCTCAGCGCCATCATCGCGAGCCCCTATGTGCGGGCGCAGCAGACGGCGCAATTGGTGCAGGAAGCGTTGGCGTTCAAGCCGGAGATCCGTACGGTGCCGTGGCTGACGCCCGATGGTAACCCGCAGCAGGTGCTGGAAAAACTCGACACCGACGACAACGTGCTGCTGGTCAGCCACCAACCCCTGGTGGGTAGCCTGATCAGCTTTCTGCTGCACGGGCATCAGCGCCAGCCGCAGCCGATGTACACGGCGAGCCTTGCAGAGCTTGAGGGCGATTTTCCGCTGGCCGGCTTGATGAGCCTGGTCGATGTGAAGAATCCGTAG
- a CDS encoding DUF4389 domain-containing protein, translating into MMNDPKAAPKYESIALRVLWMLVFALVWQVAQLLLGALVVVQLVYRVIYGAPNLGLMNFGDSLSQFLAQIGRFGSFHTEQKPWPFADWPAPRAPEGEAAHSVPPAPHPVRDEEPKL; encoded by the coding sequence ATCATGAACGATCCGAAAGCCGCCCCCAAATACGAGTCGATTGCCTTGCGCGTCCTGTGGATGCTGGTATTCGCGCTGGTGTGGCAGGTGGCGCAATTGCTGCTCGGCGCACTGGTGGTGGTGCAGCTGGTTTACCGTGTGATCTACGGCGCACCTAACCTGGGCCTGATGAACTTTGGTGACAGCCTCAGCCAGTTCCTCGCGCAGATCGGTCGCTTCGGCAGCTTCCACACCGAGCAAAAGCCCTGGCCGTTCGCCGATTGGCCAGCCCCGCGTGCCCCGGAAGGCGAAGCCGCTCACAGTGTGCCGCCGGCTCCGCACCCCGTGCGTGATGAAGAGCCAAAGCTATGA
- a CDS encoding DUF4892 domain-containing protein: MSLGKGCLRALGLCCFSPLVFAADVPGSQDLPAVARQVDAQIVDYRPAEEKERIYPMGAIRKISGQLRSEGQATARGQATAITYELPAEHSSSAAFTATREALQANGAQLLFWCQARDCGESSLWANEVFGNAKLVGADGQQEYLLLRLAAPQDNSLVALYGITRGNRRAYLHVEQLDASAPLGNLLPTSATLLRELKSTGELDFPALGAEPDATWLTLISRGLNLDTTLRISLTGPTAEAWRQGLIDAGVRAARLETGTGDAKGLHLHLIR; encoded by the coding sequence ATGAGCCTGGGTAAAGGATGTCTCCGTGCTCTTGGCCTTTGCTGTTTCAGCCCCCTGGTGTTCGCCGCTGACGTGCCGGGCAGCCAGGATCTACCTGCCGTGGCCCGCCAGGTTGACGCGCAAATCGTCGATTATCGCCCCGCTGAAGAAAAGGAACGCATCTACCCCATGGGCGCCATCCGCAAGATCAGCGGCCAGTTGCGCTCCGAGGGCCAGGCCACCGCGCGGGGCCAAGCCACTGCAATCACCTATGAACTGCCCGCCGAGCACAGTTCCAGCGCGGCCTTCACGGCAACGCGCGAAGCCTTGCAGGCCAACGGCGCGCAATTGCTGTTCTGGTGCCAGGCCCGCGATTGCGGCGAAAGCAGCCTGTGGGCCAATGAAGTGTTCGGCAACGCCAAGCTGGTGGGGGCCGATGGCCAGCAGGAATACCTGCTGCTGCGCCTGGCCGCCCCGCAGGACAATTCCCTGGTCGCGCTGTACGGCATCACCCGCGGTAACCGTCGCGCTTACCTGCATGTCGAGCAACTCGACGCCAGCGCGCCTTTGGGTAACCTGCTGCCGACCTCTGCCACGCTGTTGCGTGAACTGAAAAGCACCGGCGAGCTGGACTTCCCGGCGCTGGGTGCCGAACCTGACGCCACGTGGCTGACCTTGATTTCCCGCGGCCTGAACCTCGACACCACCTTGCGCATCAGCCTGACCGGGCCCACCGCCGAAGCCTGGCGCCAAGGGCTGATCGATGCCGGCGTGCGCGCTGCCCGCCTGGAAACCGGCACCGGTGACGCTAAGGGATTGCACCTGCATCTGATACGCTGA
- a CDS encoding NAD(P)H-dependent glycerol-3-phosphate dehydrogenase → MTEQRPIAVLGGGSFGTAVANLLAENGQTVRQWMRDPEQAEAIRVHRENPRYLKGIKIHPAVEPVTDLLDTLTACDLCFVALPSSALRSVLAPHSERLAGKLLVSLTKGIEAHTFKLMSEILTEIAPQARIGVLSGPNLAREVAEHALTATVVASEDEALCERVQAVLHGRTFRVYASADRFGVELGGALKNVYAIIAGMAVALGMGENTKSMLITRALAEMTRFAVNQGANPMTFLGLAGVGDLIVTCSSPKSRNYQVGFALGQGLSLEEAVTRLGEVAEGVNTLKVLKAKAQEVGVYMPLVAGLHAILFEGRTLDQVIELLMRAEPKTDVDFISTSGFN, encoded by the coding sequence ATGACAGAACAGCGCCCTATCGCGGTCCTGGGAGGCGGAAGTTTTGGTACCGCCGTGGCTAACCTGCTGGCCGAGAACGGCCAGACGGTGCGTCAGTGGATGCGCGACCCCGAGCAGGCCGAAGCGATTCGCGTGCATCGTGAAAACCCCCGTTACCTTAAAGGCATCAAGATTCATCCGGCGGTCGAGCCGGTCACCGACCTGCTGGACACGCTCACGGCCTGCGACCTGTGCTTTGTCGCGCTGCCCTCCAGCGCCTTGCGCTCGGTGCTGGCCCCCCATTCCGAACGCCTGGCAGGCAAGCTGCTGGTCAGCCTGACCAAGGGTATCGAGGCCCATACCTTCAAGCTGATGAGTGAAATCCTCACAGAGATCGCACCTCAGGCGCGCATTGGCGTGCTATCCGGGCCGAACCTGGCGCGGGAAGTCGCCGAGCACGCCCTGACGGCCACGGTGGTCGCCAGCGAAGACGAAGCCTTGTGTGAGCGTGTGCAGGCGGTGTTGCATGGCCGTACTTTCCGGGTCTATGCCAGCGCCGACCGTTTTGGCGTCGAATTGGGCGGGGCACTGAAAAACGTCTACGCGATCATTGCCGGCATGGCCGTGGCCCTGGGCATGGGGGAAAACACCAAGAGTATGTTGATCACCCGCGCCCTGGCCGAGATGACTCGCTTTGCGGTGAACCAGGGCGCCAACCCGATGACGTTCCTCGGCCTGGCAGGCGTGGGCGACTTGATCGTCACCTGTTCATCGCCCAAGAGCCGTAACTATCAGGTCGGGTTTGCCCTGGGCCAGGGCCTGAGCCTGGAGGAGGCGGTGACGCGCCTGGGCGAAGTGGCCGAAGGGGTCAACACCCTCAAGGTACTCAAAGCCAAGGCCCAGGAGGTCGGCGTGTATATGCCGCTGGTCGCCGGCCTGCACGCGATCCTGTTCGAAGGGCGCACCTTGGACCAGGTCATCGAGCTGTTAATGCGGGCCGAGCCCAAGACCGATGTCGACTTTATTTCCACCAGTGGTTTCAACTGA